From one Luteipulveratus mongoliensis genomic stretch:
- a CDS encoding vWA domain-containing protein, whose translation MSRRLFTAPLLVVCGLGALAGTTPGAAASTGSAPASLASTAPTITPVENPNGKLMMLLDSSGSMSAKDSTGKPKIDAARSALHQVVNGLPSGARAGMRVFGATVKDKQSPSACTDSQLAVPLGTGNTAALNKAVDAYKPFGETPMAYAMQQAANDLGPSGQRSMILVSDGEDTCSPDPCKVAQQIADKGIDLKIDVVGFRVTGKAQKDLQCIAGVGRGSYYDADNAQDLTTSLKTLSTRAFRPFTVTGKPVAGTPIIDGAPTVTPGQWVSKIGETKDERYYQVKHTPGTTLHVSVAGRPGLQGDRNPSIGVSVRRTDGDSCYASDSTWGYDWSTTAMPIGAVARVDANDKDCGHVENLTIKVTTDSGGQPQETLGRDAMPFELRIVEEKPVTNVATLPAPAKDDYATPSDWTYALNGLPKTGGAGFSDAPTIAANTTFSGTLLPGEVQIYKVSVQYGQTLIGRANVAPPSLAMKSAITGSKQSLGVRISLFNPERESYNSYDSVTIGEYTDDRQDLARSIRPVTWRNREVGSSPSYLAGDYYIAIAAQNVPTGGAPINFLIRGDVSGTPTGQPQYAEPGTAQPTAPSTDDPTPSPTSSGTTSATSPSTAATEAGAPVAGGGDDGGLPMPLILGGGAGALALLGGGGAWIALRRKETQPDANGEYPTQSWQPPYGQG comes from the coding sequence ATGTCTCGTCGCCTCTTCACCGCCCCACTGCTCGTGGTGTGCGGGCTGGGAGCCCTGGCTGGTACGACGCCTGGCGCCGCCGCGTCGACCGGTTCGGCTCCCGCCTCGCTCGCCTCCACCGCCCCGACAATCACCCCCGTCGAGAACCCCAACGGCAAGCTGATGATGCTGCTGGACTCCTCGGGCTCGATGTCCGCCAAGGACTCCACCGGCAAACCCAAGATCGACGCCGCCCGCTCCGCGCTGCACCAGGTCGTGAACGGCCTGCCGTCCGGCGCCCGGGCCGGGATGCGCGTCTTCGGCGCGACAGTCAAGGACAAGCAGAGCCCGAGCGCATGCACCGACTCCCAGCTCGCCGTCCCCCTGGGGACTGGCAACACCGCCGCTCTCAACAAGGCCGTCGACGCGTACAAGCCGTTCGGCGAGACACCCATGGCGTACGCCATGCAGCAGGCCGCGAACGACCTCGGCCCGAGTGGTCAGCGGAGCATGATCCTCGTCTCCGACGGTGAGGACACCTGCAGCCCCGACCCGTGCAAGGTCGCTCAGCAGATCGCCGACAAGGGCATCGACCTCAAGATCGATGTCGTCGGCTTCCGCGTCACTGGCAAGGCCCAGAAGGATCTCCAGTGCATCGCCGGTGTCGGCCGTGGCTCCTACTACGACGCGGACAACGCGCAGGACCTCACCACAAGCCTGAAAACGTTGAGTACCAGGGCATTTCGGCCGTTCACCGTGACGGGCAAGCCGGTCGCCGGCACGCCCATCATCGACGGCGCGCCCACCGTCACGCCCGGCCAGTGGGTCTCCAAAATCGGCGAGACCAAGGACGAGCGCTACTACCAGGTGAAGCACACGCCCGGCACCACGCTGCACGTGTCGGTCGCCGGTCGGCCCGGTCTCCAGGGAGACCGCAACCCGTCCATCGGAGTCTCGGTCCGGCGTACAGATGGCGACTCGTGCTACGCGAGCGACTCGACCTGGGGCTACGACTGGAGCACGACGGCGATGCCCATTGGCGCCGTCGCCCGAGTCGACGCCAATGACAAGGACTGCGGCCACGTCGAGAACCTCACCATCAAGGTGACGACCGACAGCGGCGGCCAGCCGCAGGAGACTCTCGGCCGGGACGCGATGCCGTTCGAGCTGCGGATCGTCGAGGAGAAGCCGGTCACCAATGTGGCCACCCTGCCGGCGCCCGCGAAGGACGACTACGCGACTCCGAGCGACTGGACGTACGCCCTGAACGGGCTCCCCAAGACCGGCGGCGCCGGCTTCAGCGACGCTCCGACGATCGCCGCGAACACGACCTTCAGCGGCACGCTGCTGCCGGGTGAGGTGCAGATCTACAAGGTGTCGGTGCAGTACGGCCAGACGCTGATCGGTCGTGCCAACGTGGCACCACCGTCGCTGGCCATGAAGTCGGCCATCACCGGTTCGAAGCAGTCACTCGGGGTACGGATCTCACTGTTCAACCCGGAGCGGGAGTCCTACAACAGCTATGACTCCGTGACCATCGGCGAGTACACCGACGACCGTCAGGACCTGGCCCGGAGCATCCGGCCGGTCACCTGGCGCAACCGCGAGGTGGGCTCGAGCCCGTCGTACCTCGCCGGTGACTACTACATCGCCATTGCGGCGCAGAACGTCCCGACCGGTGGTGCGCCGATCAACTTCCTGATCCGCGGTGACGTGTCGGGTACGCCGACCGGCCAGCCGCAGTACGCCGAGCCGGGCACGGCCCAGCCGACCGCACCGTCGACCGACGACCCGACGCCGAGCCCGACCTCCAGCGGTACGACGTCAGCCACCTCTCCCTCGACCGCGGCCACCGAGGCCGGCGCTCCCGTCGCGGGTGGCGGCGACGACGGCGGCCTGCCGATGCCGCTCATCCTTGGCGGTGGCGCAGGGGCACTGGCGCTCCTCGGAGGCGGCGGCGCGTGGATTGCCTTGCGCCGCAAGGAGACTCAGCCCGACGCGAACGGTGAGTACCCCACCCAGAGCTGGCAGCCGCCGTACGGGCAGGGCTGA
- a CDS encoding ATP-binding protein has product MDPIRNPYAPGAGQRPPELAGRDSELETFAVVIERIARGRPERSVVLTGLRGVGKTVLLNALRSAAVRADWGTGKLEARPEQRLRRPLSAALHVAVRELGHPQADDVDHVLGVIKSFAHRAVEPGAKLRDRWNPGIDAPAVSGRADSGDIEIDLVELLSDVGGLAADVGKGIGIFIDEMQDLHPDDVSALCAACHEISQSSLPVIVVGAGLPHLPAVLSASKSYSERLFRYARIDRLPRDAADRALQMPAKEEDADFTPEALEAMYVATGGYPYFIQAYGKVAWDVAPRSPITGSDIAVAAPEAESELAVGFFGSRYERATPGEREYLRAMADAAVAIAEDADEQLDEIESVPTSDVAVILGRKPQSLSPARDALLKKGLIYSGERGRIAFTVPHFGRYLRAHT; this is encoded by the coding sequence GTGGACCCGATCAGGAACCCGTACGCCCCGGGCGCGGGCCAGCGCCCACCCGAGCTGGCCGGTCGCGACAGCGAGCTGGAGACGTTCGCGGTCGTCATCGAGCGCATCGCGCGCGGCCGCCCCGAGCGGTCGGTCGTCCTCACCGGTCTGCGCGGCGTCGGTAAGACGGTGCTGCTCAACGCGCTGCGCTCGGCCGCGGTCCGCGCGGACTGGGGCACCGGCAAGCTCGAGGCGCGACCCGAGCAGCGCCTGCGCCGACCGCTCTCCGCGGCACTCCACGTTGCCGTACGCGAGCTCGGCCACCCGCAGGCTGACGACGTCGACCACGTACTTGGCGTCATCAAGTCGTTCGCCCACCGCGCGGTCGAGCCGGGCGCCAAGCTGCGCGACCGTTGGAACCCGGGCATCGACGCGCCGGCCGTGTCGGGGCGCGCTGACTCGGGCGACATCGAGATCGACCTCGTCGAGCTGCTCTCCGACGTGGGCGGGCTCGCGGCCGACGTCGGCAAGGGCATCGGCATCTTCATCGACGAGATGCAGGACCTGCACCCGGACGACGTGTCCGCACTGTGCGCGGCGTGCCACGAGATCAGCCAGTCGTCGCTTCCAGTGATCGTTGTCGGCGCCGGACTGCCGCACCTCCCCGCAGTGCTCTCGGCGTCAAAGTCCTACAGCGAGAGGCTCTTTCGGTACGCCCGCATCGATCGTCTCCCGCGCGACGCCGCCGACCGGGCGCTGCAGATGCCGGCCAAGGAAGAGGATGCGGACTTCACGCCCGAGGCGTTGGAGGCGATGTACGTCGCGACCGGCGGCTACCCGTACTTCATCCAGGCGTACGGCAAAGTCGCCTGGGACGTGGCGCCGCGGTCGCCGATCACGGGCTCCGATATTGCCGTTGCTGCTCCTGAGGCTGAGTCGGAGCTGGCGGTCGGATTCTTCGGATCCCGTTACGAGAGAGCGACTCCCGGCGAGCGCGAGTACCTCCGAGCCATGGCCGATGCGGCCGTCGCGATCGCGGAGGACGCTGACGAGCAGCTCGACGAGATCGAGTCGGTGCCGACGTCCGACGTTGCGGTGATCCTGGGTCGGAAGCCCCAATCCCTTTCTCCTGCAAGGGATGCGCTGCTGAAGAAGGGTCTGATCTACTCCGGAGAGCGCGGCCGGATCGCGTTCACCGTCCCCCACTTCGGACGCTACCTCCGCGCCCACACCTGA
- a CDS encoding class I SAM-dependent methyltransferase — protein MTDYDVLADVYEWLISEAKLPPAEFVATFDDVLSLLPPNAHVLDCSCGTGQLAVGLAGRGMQVVATDASEAMVRRTAELSEEFGASVRAVRANWEELPDHFEDDTFDMVFCVGNSLHHAAGATGRRAALESMARLLRPGGRLVLTSRTWELVRARGPRLDISDRLVRRNGRDAVVVYRWDIAPQWEEEHHIEIAIAQLDATGSVLVRSELLSCWPYRHEELEVELHQVGLRTDVSTFDLEAENYRVVATKV, from the coding sequence GTGACGGACTATGACGTGCTTGCCGACGTCTACGAATGGCTCATCTCGGAGGCAAAGCTGCCTCCAGCCGAGTTCGTTGCGACGTTCGATGACGTCCTCAGTCTCCTGCCGCCGAACGCTCACGTCCTCGACTGTTCGTGCGGAACCGGACAGTTGGCAGTTGGCCTCGCCGGTCGTGGCATGCAGGTTGTCGCAACTGACGCCAGCGAAGCGATGGTTCGTCGGACTGCAGAGTTGTCTGAGGAGTTCGGGGCATCCGTCCGGGCCGTGCGGGCGAACTGGGAAGAGTTGCCCGACCATTTCGAGGACGACACGTTCGACATGGTGTTCTGCGTTGGCAACTCGCTTCACCATGCCGCGGGCGCGACAGGGAGGCGTGCTGCTCTGGAGTCGATGGCACGACTGCTGCGCCCTGGCGGGCGCTTGGTACTCACATCCCGCACCTGGGAACTCGTGAGAGCCAGAGGTCCCCGGCTGGACATCAGTGACCGACTCGTCCGCCGGAACGGTCGCGATGCCGTCGTGGTCTACCGCTGGGACATTGCGCCGCAGTGGGAGGAGGAGCACCACATCGAGATTGCGATCGCGCAGCTTGATGCGACTGGGTCGGTTCTTGTCCGCTCGGAGCTGCTGTCCTGCTGGCCCTACCGGCACGAGGAGCTCGAAGTCGAGCTCCACCAGGTCGGACTCCGGACGGACGTGAGCACGTTCGATCTTGAGGCCGAGAACTACAGGGTGGTCGCGACCAAGGTCTAG
- a CDS encoding VC0807 family protein has translation MTEGAQIMTNEATAETAEGNAQGAGAYGKDVRLGGLVTMLLLDIGLPVVGYYVARSAGMSTFNSLLVATGVAGVRLLWVMWRTKEIDAFAAFMLFIFAAGTAASFLTGDPRFMLLKNAAVTFVAGVVFLGSCVWGKPLTYAVARRLAGDQESKAELAQGWAESRDFRRKFVQLAAMWGLGLIAEAVIRIVIIYATSVDVAVAASVAVQVLALAVMTAVTIVAIRQARQQAVASAA, from the coding sequence ATGACCGAAGGGGCTCAGATCATGACGAACGAGGCGACCGCCGAGACGGCCGAGGGCAACGCGCAGGGGGCGGGCGCGTACGGCAAGGATGTCCGACTCGGAGGCTTGGTGACCATGCTGCTGTTGGACATCGGCCTGCCCGTCGTGGGCTACTACGTCGCGCGCTCGGCGGGGATGAGCACATTCAACTCGCTGCTCGTGGCCACGGGTGTCGCCGGAGTCCGTCTGCTGTGGGTGATGTGGCGTACCAAGGAGATTGACGCGTTCGCCGCCTTCATGCTGTTCATCTTCGCGGCCGGGACAGCAGCATCGTTCCTGACCGGCGACCCGCGTTTCATGCTGCTCAAGAACGCCGCCGTCACCTTCGTCGCCGGTGTCGTCTTCCTCGGTTCGTGCGTGTGGGGCAAACCCCTGACGTACGCCGTCGCGCGCCGCCTCGCCGGCGACCAGGAGTCGAAGGCTGAGCTGGCGCAAGGGTGGGCGGAGTCACGGGACTTTCGGCGCAAGTTCGTCCAGCTGGCCGCGATGTGGGGACTCGGCCTCATCGCCGAGGCCGTCATCCGCATCGTCATCATCTACGCCACGTCCGTGGACGTGGCTGTCGCGGCCTCGGTCGCCGTGCAGGTCCTGGCACTCGCCGTGATGACCGCAGTCACGATCGTCGCGATCCGCCAGGCACGCCAGCAGGCCGTCGCGTCTGCCGCGTGA
- a CDS encoding PD40 domain-containing protein produces the protein MRKTRGLIAAFALTLAAGITSTGAADAAPHGSGGAGGRLLYIDLTGSTNGVGALKSSTPSGQGVQDFGRQLPWYSSPSYSPDGTRIAFVGGDIGFSVMVMNADGTGDQWLIDGPSVPSYPRWAPDGQSVAYQFDGIGRIGLDGSRSTLSPSEDNDLAASWSPSGTRLATASPRDIETPWPDDSTGKIRIRSGDGQVVRRTIPLPGAVRVAWSPDGRQIAAEARGDLYLINPNTGSVRQVTATPDVQESDPTWSPDGTKLAYAVEPGSSSDTGPTAASKIWTMDRGGRHQHSTGINGVPTSWKAAD, from the coding sequence ATGCGCAAAACCAGGGGACTCATCGCGGCGTTCGCACTGACGCTCGCCGCAGGTATCACCTCGACAGGGGCCGCAGATGCGGCGCCGCACGGCAGCGGCGGCGCGGGAGGGCGGCTGCTCTACATCGACCTGACCGGCTCGACCAACGGGGTCGGCGCGCTCAAGAGCTCGACGCCGAGCGGTCAGGGCGTCCAGGACTTCGGCCGGCAGCTGCCGTGGTACTCCTCACCGTCGTACTCACCCGATGGCACTCGAATCGCCTTCGTAGGCGGCGATATTGGGTTCTCCGTCATGGTGATGAACGCTGACGGCACGGGCGACCAGTGGCTGATTGACGGGCCGTCGGTGCCGTCCTACCCACGATGGGCACCGGATGGTCAGTCGGTCGCTTACCAGTTCGACGGCATCGGCCGGATCGGCCTCGACGGCAGCCGCAGCACGCTCTCGCCGTCGGAGGACAACGACCTCGCGGCCTCCTGGTCGCCCTCGGGCACCAGGCTCGCGACCGCGTCGCCGAGAGACATCGAGACGCCCTGGCCCGACGACTCGACCGGCAAGATCCGGATCCGTTCGGGTGACGGCCAGGTCGTACGCCGGACCATTCCTCTCCCCGGCGCTGTCCGGGTCGCGTGGAGCCCTGACGGACGACAGATCGCAGCGGAGGCGCGGGGCGACCTCTACCTGATCAACCCCAACACGGGCTCGGTGCGACAGGTGACCGCCACTCCCGACGTCCAGGAGTCGGATCCCACCTGGTCGCCGGATGGCACCAAGCTGGCGTACGCCGTTGAGCCAGGCAGCAGCTCGGACACCGGACCTACGGCCGCGTCGAAGATCTGGACCATGGACCGCGGTGGACGGCACCAGCACAGCACCGGGATCAACGGCGTCCCGACCAGCTGGAAGGCGGCTGACTGA
- a CDS encoding GNAT family N-acetyltransferase, with the protein MSSRPPAHVTEPRTAHLQLRRLVAEDVERPEVLRWFTDPEGYALMNESPPGPDAARDLVASWVTAWNERGVSYWAASDNGTLVGVGGVRHVVRPQGGDYLNVSYRLDPSARGKGYGREIASAATAFAAEWIPDIPVVCRVARRNIPSVRTGERAGCIDVSDWPPEASEERDPSERVMLSPVALSGPVEKATPAYDEVVSLWDRVNSAGGAVGFEAGAPLDDVRAVLDVHLAACAAGEAQVVRIAEPTAATWSDPSAHGRLLGFGFLTLPADSKIAHRTTLLRVMVDPDRQGHNFGRILLAALHVEAREAGRELVEIAYRGGTGLGAFYESCGYVETGRVPGGLRFSFGDRDDVQMTRRLDGHPLHSLVE; encoded by the coding sequence ATGTCTTCTCGCCCACCCGCGCACGTCACCGAGCCTCGAACCGCTCACCTGCAGCTTCGACGTCTGGTCGCGGAGGACGTCGAGCGGCCGGAGGTGCTGCGCTGGTTCACCGACCCTGAGGGCTACGCGCTGATGAACGAGTCGCCGCCCGGGCCGGATGCGGCGCGCGATCTTGTTGCGTCGTGGGTGACGGCTTGGAACGAGCGCGGCGTCTCCTATTGGGCCGCCTCAGACAACGGCACGCTGGTCGGTGTCGGCGGGGTGCGCCACGTCGTACGCCCTCAAGGTGGCGACTACCTCAACGTGTCCTACCGCCTGGACCCGAGCGCTCGAGGCAAGGGCTACGGTCGCGAGATCGCTTCCGCTGCAACGGCTTTCGCTGCCGAGTGGATCCCAGACATCCCTGTGGTCTGCCGGGTGGCGAGGCGCAACATCCCCTCCGTCCGTACGGGTGAGCGAGCGGGCTGCATCGACGTGAGCGACTGGCCGCCGGAGGCCTCCGAAGAGCGCGACCCGAGCGAACGCGTCATGCTCAGCCCCGTCGCCCTGTCCGGTCCGGTCGAGAAGGCGACTCCGGCGTACGACGAGGTCGTGAGTCTGTGGGACCGGGTCAACTCTGCTGGTGGAGCGGTTGGGTTCGAGGCGGGTGCGCCACTGGACGACGTGCGTGCCGTGCTGGATGTTCACCTGGCTGCGTGTGCTGCCGGCGAGGCGCAGGTCGTGCGGATCGCCGAACCGACCGCCGCCACCTGGAGCGACCCGTCCGCGCACGGACGGCTGCTGGGCTTCGGCTTCCTGACCTTGCCGGCGGACAGCAAGATCGCGCACCGCACCACGCTGCTCCGCGTCATGGTCGACCCGGACCGCCAGGGGCACAACTTCGGCCGAATCCTGTTGGCAGCGCTTCATGTTGAGGCGCGCGAGGCCGGCCGGGAGCTCGTCGAGATCGCCTATCGCGGCGGCACCGGGCTGGGTGCGTTCTACGAGTCGTGCGGCTACGTGGAGACCGGTCGCGTTCCCGGAGGGCTGCGCTTCAGCTTCGGAGACCGCGACGACGTACAGATGACCCGCCGCCTCGACGGCCACCCGCTGCACTCGCTGGTCGAGTAG
- a CDS encoding oxygenase MpaB family protein gives MGLLDLGSKPLNAARRTGGAVAHLVRGHEVEPAADYGFFGPDSVAWKVWAYPTSLMVGFSRAVTVEELDPLLVASVDHSGQVKQRPYLRYDRTLQYFATVMFADAETVLKSSEILMKIHSRAIGIDPETGQQYDANDPESQLWIHLTAWHSILYAYEVYGPGRLSAEEEARYWEDCAVAAEFQTIDPDSVPRTREGIRQYFEDYRPQLIGSEVAQDMFQFLANGALYAVPPSTPDPIAWLVNAVVSRAVIATLPKWMREMGGTPQSRVVDIAAVTVAKPAHRVVGSSATLERLLIGFLSPKTAAIVDPVLANVPAINPRTYTPAEARKAFGHSQTPREIYADILAEREHQAGPKPYAEHHHDSVVEFAAPTAS, from the coding sequence ATGGGACTCCTTGATCTCGGCAGCAAGCCGCTCAACGCCGCTCGTCGGACGGGTGGCGCAGTCGCCCACCTCGTTCGGGGGCACGAGGTCGAGCCAGCCGCGGACTACGGGTTCTTCGGGCCCGACTCAGTCGCGTGGAAGGTCTGGGCCTACCCCACATCGCTCATGGTCGGCTTCTCCAGAGCGGTCACGGTGGAGGAGCTCGATCCGCTGCTGGTCGCCTCGGTGGATCACAGCGGCCAGGTGAAGCAGCGCCCCTACCTGCGCTACGACCGCACGCTGCAGTACTTCGCGACGGTGATGTTCGCGGACGCCGAGACGGTGCTGAAGTCGTCCGAGATCCTGATGAAGATCCACTCTCGTGCGATCGGCATCGACCCGGAGACCGGGCAGCAGTACGACGCCAACGACCCCGAGTCGCAGCTGTGGATCCACCTGACCGCCTGGCACTCGATCCTCTACGCCTACGAGGTCTACGGACCGGGCCGGCTGTCGGCCGAGGAGGAGGCGCGCTACTGGGAGGACTGTGCGGTCGCGGCGGAGTTCCAGACCATAGATCCCGACTCCGTGCCCCGCACCCGCGAGGGCATCCGTCAGTACTTCGAGGACTACCGCCCGCAGCTGATCGGCTCCGAGGTCGCACAGGACATGTTCCAGTTCCTGGCCAACGGTGCGCTGTACGCCGTGCCACCGTCGACGCCCGACCCGATCGCGTGGCTGGTCAACGCCGTCGTCAGCCGGGCGGTCATCGCGACGCTCCCGAAGTGGATGCGCGAGATGGGTGGCACACCGCAGAGTCGCGTCGTCGACATCGCGGCGGTCACCGTCGCCAAGCCTGCCCATCGAGTCGTCGGCTCCAGCGCCACGCTCGAGCGTCTGCTCATCGGGTTCCTGTCACCGAAGACGGCCGCGATCGTCGACCCTGTGCTGGCGAACGTGCCGGCGATCAATCCGCGCACCTACACGCCGGCCGAGGCCCGCAAGGCGTTCGGTCACTCACAGACGCCCCGGGAGATCTACGCCGACATCCTCGCCGAGCGCGAGCACCAGGCGGGACCCAAGCCGTACGCCGAGCACCACCACGACTCGGTCGTCGAGTTCGCCGCGCCGACCGCTTCATAA
- a CDS encoding pyridoxamine 5'-phosphate oxidase family protein, producing MPLTNPWLAGPSPDQDLPRERLEERILNLLSTQNMAVIATVASDGSPAATPVRFYNLALEIMYTSWNASSKSRNLRRDPRVSVGIFAPLVGQASSRGAQVFGTARTLERDDPGADDYWEAFRWQSDHVERGRPVDEPPRDPLTIITPTRIVYTEHWLRRDGYKPRQIWRAPS from the coding sequence ATGCCGTTGACCAACCCCTGGCTTGCCGGACCGTCTCCTGACCAAGACCTGCCTCGAGAGCGGCTTGAGGAGCGGATCCTCAACCTGCTGTCGACACAGAACATGGCCGTGATCGCCACGGTCGCCTCCGACGGGTCGCCGGCGGCAACGCCGGTGCGGTTCTACAACCTCGCGCTCGAGATCATGTACACCAGCTGGAACGCCTCATCGAAGTCACGCAACCTGCGCCGCGACCCGAGGGTTTCGGTCGGCATCTTTGCGCCGCTGGTCGGCCAGGCCAGTAGCCGTGGCGCGCAGGTCTTCGGCACCGCACGCACGCTCGAACGCGATGACCCCGGTGCCGACGACTACTGGGAAGCATTCCGATGGCAGTCCGACCACGTCGAGCGTGGCCGTCCCGTCGACGAACCACCCCGCGACCCGCTCACGATCATCACGCCGACTCGGATCGTCTACACCGAGCACTGGCTACGCCGCGACGGATACAAACCACGGCAGATCTGGCGCGCGCCCTCGTAA
- a CDS encoding GNAT family N-acetyltransferase yields the protein MATSRPPAHATEPLTPHLRLRRIRQGDLDRPDVLRWHVDAEGYALMNEEPYSEADAREIFGRWVEAWDRDGYGYWLAERRDSGQLVGIGGIRKVSGPGGEPYNNLYYRLDPAARGEHLATEIAAAAAIFAYEWLPGMHVACRINPRNEPSLHTALRAGMRDIGEWREPSDPEDQPPSRLLRGPDVLTEPVEPGSPAYDDLARLWNRTRPSGQAGQAVGRHSAPAAPVELDKHLSACAAGSAHLVRLAEPTLDSWDDRTAHGPLLGVGLSNHVPDGADLVVDPAHEGSNLDELLAASLRSVQRAGV from the coding sequence ATGGCCACCTCGCGTCCGCCTGCCCACGCTACCGAGCCGCTCACCCCACACCTCCGCCTGCGCCGCATTCGCCAGGGGGACCTCGACCGGCCGGACGTGCTGCGGTGGCACGTCGACGCCGAGGGCTACGCACTGATGAACGAAGAGCCCTACAGCGAGGCGGACGCTCGCGAGATCTTCGGCCGATGGGTGGAGGCGTGGGATCGCGACGGGTACGGCTACTGGTTGGCCGAGCGTCGCGACTCAGGTCAGCTCGTTGGCATCGGCGGGATCCGCAAGGTGAGCGGACCGGGCGGCGAGCCGTACAACAACCTCTACTACCGGCTTGATCCGGCCGCTCGCGGAGAGCACCTGGCAACCGAGATCGCAGCAGCCGCAGCGATTTTCGCGTACGAGTGGCTTCCCGGGATGCACGTCGCCTGCCGGATCAACCCGCGCAACGAGCCTTCCCTGCACACCGCTCTGCGAGCGGGCATGCGCGACATCGGCGAGTGGCGCGAGCCCTCCGACCCCGAGGACCAACCGCCTTCGCGGCTGCTGCGCGGACCCGACGTCCTCACCGAGCCGGTCGAGCCGGGGAGCCCGGCGTACGACGACCTCGCCCGTCTCTGGAACCGCACCCGGCCGTCCGGTCAGGCAGGCCAGGCGGTCGGCCGCCACTCGGCCCCCGCGGCGCCGGTCGAGCTGGACAAGCACCTGTCAGCGTGCGCGGCGGGCTCGGCTCACCTGGTGCGACTCGCCGAGCCGACCCTCGACTCGTGGGACGACCGCACAGCGCATGGACCACTGCTCGGCGTGGGCCTGAGCAACCACGTGCCGGACGGGGCCGACCTGGTGGTCGACCCCGCCCACGAAGGCAGCAACCTCGACGAGCTGCTCGCTGCCAGCCTTCGTTCCGTGCAACGCGCCGGCGTCTGA
- a CDS encoding GNAT family N-acetyltransferase, whose product MPVNQLDVTDEAALRQAHAATERSAAVDRPWFEPQPYDEWVAEVRHLDAGERQEWWAAYDGGQVVGTAHASVPLWSNTWVVWVTLHVDPDFRGQGHGTALVEALVERTRELGRTSLMVEFHVPGDDLEGHPYRRFATARGFEPIWVENVRHLPLPVPDDLLDRTGERSAKAATAYDIQVFAGRVPVEHLPGRCELHSLLGVDAPTGSVQFEAGAMTPERMRSRDALEEQQGRVRLTALAIARDTRAVAAHSDLVVPPAPSTQVWQWGTYVHRDHRGHQLGMATKVANLRYLQEHFPGRTLVRTSNADNNAHMVSINEDLGFELVERAPRMGRTVSE is encoded by the coding sequence GTGCCCGTCAACCAGCTCGACGTCACCGACGAAGCCGCCCTTCGGCAGGCCCATGCAGCGACCGAGCGGTCCGCGGCCGTCGACCGTCCGTGGTTCGAGCCACAGCCGTACGACGAGTGGGTCGCGGAGGTGCGGCACCTGGACGCGGGCGAGCGCCAGGAGTGGTGGGCGGCGTACGACGGTGGTCAGGTCGTCGGGACCGCCCACGCCTCCGTCCCGCTGTGGAGCAACACGTGGGTGGTCTGGGTGACGCTGCACGTCGACCCCGACTTCCGCGGGCAGGGCCACGGCACGGCCTTGGTCGAAGCCCTCGTCGAGCGCACCCGCGAGCTCGGGCGCACCAGCCTGATGGTCGAGTTCCACGTGCCGGGCGACGACCTGGAGGGCCACCCGTACCGCCGCTTCGCGACAGCTCGCGGATTCGAGCCGATCTGGGTCGAGAACGTCCGCCACCTGCCGCTGCCCGTGCCCGACGACCTGCTCGACCGGACGGGCGAGAGGTCCGCGAAGGCCGCGACGGCGTACGACATCCAGGTGTTTGCGGGGCGCGTGCCGGTGGAGCACCTGCCCGGGAGGTGCGAGCTGCACAGCCTGCTCGGTGTCGATGCACCGACCGGGAGCGTGCAGTTCGAGGCCGGGGCCATGACGCCCGAGCGGATGCGGTCACGGGACGCCCTCGAGGAACAGCAGGGGCGCGTACGCCTGACTGCGCTGGCCATCGCGCGTGACACTCGGGCCGTCGCAGCGCACTCAGACCTCGTCGTCCCGCCGGCGCCATCGACCCAGGTCTGGCAGTGGGGGACGTACGTGCACCGCGATCACCGGGGGCACCAGCTCGGCATGGCGACGAAGGTCGCCAACCTGCGCTACCTGCAGGAGCACTTCCCCGGACGAACCCTCGTGCGGACGAGCAATGCGGACAACAACGCCCACATGGTCTCGATCAACGAGGACCTCGGCTTCGAACTGGTCGAACGCGCCCCGCGCATGGGGCGGACCGTCTCAGAGTGA